Proteins encoded by one window of Geobacter sp. DSM 9736:
- a CDS encoding CcdB family protein, producing the protein MAQFDVYENQNPETKAAIPYLLDVQADLLDNLSTRVVVPLITVAAMGKAAKHLNPQFKIKRITVIMSTAELAGVNLHVLGNKVCSLKEHRAEIIAALDFLFTGF; encoded by the coding sequence ATGGCGCAGTTCGATGTATATGAAAATCAAAACCCGGAAACCAAAGCTGCCATCCCTTATTTGCTCGACGTGCAGGCAGACCTCCTTGACAACCTTTCAACGCGGGTAGTTGTTCCGCTCATCACAGTTGCCGCCATGGGCAAAGCAGCCAAACATCTCAACCCTCAATTCAAGATAAAACGAATCACTGTCATCATGTCCACCGCTGAACTGGCCGGTGTCAATCTGCATGTCCTCGGGAACAAAGTCTGCTCCCTCAAAGAGCACAGAGCCGAAATCATTGCGGCCCTCGACTTCCTCTTCACCGGTTTCTAA
- a CDS encoding radical SAM protein, whose amino-acid sequence MSWKIIESYRKRLAAESGAYAKRGGRLSVCLVYPNRYRTAMSNLGFQTVYALFNEHPEVICERAFLPDDDELAEYRKAGTPLLSLESQRPVADFDLLAFSVSFESDYLHIPAIFDLAGIPPFAADRESRHPLVMAGGAALFLNPEPVAELMDLVVVGEAEPLLPELLALLLETAGSDRRSLLERACRLSGLYVPSFYRVLYEGPAVAKREETGGAPPTVERRWERALDEHPTRTVIAAPDTEFSDMHLVELSRGCPRGCRFCAAGFIYWPYRQRSLEVMKEEAEEGVLRKEKVGLVGAAVSDYRGIGELSRHILEKGGRVSVSSLRIDGLDDEMIEVLKASGHKTVALAPEGGSQRLRDLIGKNIREEQILAACDRLIGHDILNLKLYFIIGLPTETPADLEEMIRLVNKIRERVVEAARANRRLGEIVLSVNPFIPKPFTPFQWCGMEDLKSLEKKVRLLQKAVAGLSNVRMQVESLREAQLQAFLSRGDRRLARWLVLSHQNGSWKRAAKEIGLDVTQFAERTIPLEEILPWGFIAGGAGMEHLRREYEKAFS is encoded by the coding sequence ATGTCATGGAAGATCATCGAGAGCTACCGCAAGAGGCTTGCTGCAGAGAGCGGCGCGTACGCCAAGCGTGGCGGGCGGCTTTCCGTATGCCTCGTGTATCCCAACCGCTACCGCACCGCCATGAGCAACCTCGGCTTCCAGACTGTCTATGCCCTCTTCAACGAGCACCCGGAGGTGATCTGCGAGCGAGCTTTCCTTCCCGACGACGATGAGCTGGCGGAGTACCGCAAGGCTGGAACGCCGCTCCTTTCTCTAGAATCGCAGCGGCCGGTGGCGGACTTCGACCTGCTCGCTTTTTCGGTCTCTTTCGAAAGCGACTACCTCCATATCCCGGCCATCTTCGATCTCGCCGGGATTCCCCCCTTTGCCGCCGACCGTGAATCACGCCATCCCCTCGTCATGGCGGGAGGCGCTGCTCTCTTTCTCAATCCCGAGCCTGTCGCCGAGCTGATGGACCTTGTCGTAGTGGGTGAGGCCGAACCACTCCTGCCGGAACTTCTCGCGCTCCTGCTGGAGACGGCGGGGAGTGATCGCCGCTCGCTGCTTGAAAGAGCCTGCCGGCTCTCCGGGTTATATGTCCCTTCATTCTACCGGGTGCTATACGAAGGTCCGGCGGTGGCAAAACGGGAGGAGACGGGTGGGGCGCCGCCGACAGTAGAGCGAAGGTGGGAGCGGGCTCTCGACGAGCACCCCACTCGCACAGTGATTGCTGCGCCCGATACCGAGTTTTCGGATATGCATCTTGTGGAACTTTCGCGCGGCTGCCCGCGGGGGTGCCGGTTCTGCGCCGCGGGATTCATCTACTGGCCGTACCGGCAGCGCTCTCTTGAGGTGATGAAAGAGGAGGCCGAAGAGGGCGTGCTGCGTAAGGAGAAGGTCGGGCTGGTCGGCGCGGCCGTCTCGGATTATCGCGGCATCGGGGAGCTCTCCCGGCACATCCTGGAAAAGGGGGGGAGGGTATCTGTTTCGTCCCTTCGCATCGACGGCCTTGATGATGAGATGATAGAGGTTCTCAAGGCCAGCGGCCACAAAACGGTGGCGCTTGCGCCGGAAGGGGGATCGCAGCGGCTGCGCGACCTGATCGGGAAGAACATCCGGGAGGAGCAGATACTCGCCGCATGCGACAGGCTGATCGGCCACGACATTCTCAACCTCAAGCTCTACTTCATCATCGGCCTTCCGACGGAAACGCCGGCAGACCTGGAAGAGATGATCCGTCTCGTGAACAAGATCAGGGAGCGGGTGGTGGAAGCCGCCCGTGCTAATCGCCGGCTCGGGGAGATCGTCCTCTCGGTAAACCCGTTCATCCCGAAGCCCTTTACCCCATTCCAGTGGTGCGGGATGGAGGATCTGAAATCGCTGGAGAAGAAAGTGCGGCTGCTGCAGAAGGCTGTAGCGGGACTTTCAAATGTGAGGATGCAGGTGGAGAGCCTGAGGGAGGCACAGCTTCAGGCTTTTCTGTCGCGGGGGGACCGCAGGCTTGCCCGATGGCTTGTTCTTTCCCATCAGAACGGGAGCTGGAAGCGGGCGGCGAAGGAGATCGGCCTCGACGTGACGCAGTTCGCGGAGCGGACGATCCCACTTGAGGAGATACTGCCGTGGGGATTTATTGCCGGCGGAGCCGGCATGGAACACCTGAGGCGGGAATACGAGAAGGCTTTTTCGTAG
- a CDS encoding diguanylate cyclase, producing the protein MRPMWPKPFLYLNHAKAFLISLCLIISLLVVSLFAIIYTRTNRLILERVREQAISYVDLLAYMRIWNLQYSGVYVEKRPGVESNIYLRKLNIDPDISAGDRTFTVRNHAIMIKELSRISERRDGSRFRAVSLTPLSPENGPDKVERAALLRFEQGEKESWIIERKTGATPVFRYVVPLYADRSCLECHTTQGYNVGSIIGAVSVTVPIGSIIKEQQSNKILFIVGALATTGFLVGLCYFLTWRLVTKLDQVQRHLKEQATTDELTGLKNRRRIMSRLDEEYQRSCRLDEPLCLILIDIDHFKKINDSHGHPFGDVVLKNVAKRMGETLRKYDVIGRIGGEEFLIVAPGTTLDEAVVLAERLRNTISSEPVSDGTTEVTVTVSAGVVIGDVLDGTISTLLKRVDNALYKAKHEGRNRVAVLLGEEKD; encoded by the coding sequence ATGCGCCCCATGTGGCCGAAACCGTTTCTTTACCTCAACCATGCAAAGGCTTTCCTGATAAGTCTCTGCCTTATCATTTCCCTTCTGGTCGTCTCCCTCTTCGCTATCATCTATACCCGAACGAACCGGCTCATCCTTGAACGGGTCCGCGAGCAGGCCATAAGCTACGTAGACCTTCTCGCCTACATGCGGATATGGAACCTGCAGTATTCCGGGGTCTACGTCGAAAAGCGTCCCGGTGTCGAATCCAACATCTACCTCCGGAAGCTGAACATCGACCCGGATATATCGGCCGGGGACAGGACATTCACTGTCCGCAACCATGCCATCATGATCAAGGAACTGTCACGGATCAGCGAGCGGCGGGACGGCTCCCGGTTCCGCGCAGTCAGCCTCACTCCTCTCTCCCCGGAAAACGGTCCCGACAAGGTGGAGCGGGCAGCACTTCTCAGGTTCGAGCAGGGGGAGAAGGAGTCCTGGATCATCGAAAGGAAAACCGGCGCCACTCCCGTCTTTCGCTACGTCGTCCCCCTTTACGCCGATCGAAGCTGCCTTGAATGCCATACGACACAGGGGTACAACGTCGGAAGCATCATCGGCGCAGTGAGCGTCACCGTCCCTATCGGCTCGATCATCAAAGAACAACAATCCAACAAGATCCTGTTCATCGTTGGAGCCCTGGCGACCACCGGTTTTCTCGTAGGGCTCTGCTACTTCCTCACCTGGCGGCTAGTCACAAAGCTCGACCAGGTCCAGCGCCATCTCAAGGAGCAGGCCACTACGGACGAGCTGACGGGGCTCAAGAACCGGCGAAGGATCATGTCGCGGCTCGACGAGGAGTATCAGCGATCATGCCGCCTTGACGAACCGCTATGCCTGATCCTCATCGACATCGATCACTTCAAGAAGATCAATGACAGTCACGGCCACCCCTTCGGCGACGTGGTCCTCAAGAACGTAGCTAAACGTATGGGGGAGACGCTGCGGAAGTACGATGTCATCGGGCGAATCGGAGGAGAAGAATTCCTCATCGTCGCCCCCGGCACCACGCTTGACGAGGCCGTGGTGCTGGCCGAGCGACTGAGGAACACCATCAGCAGCGAGCCGGTGAGCGACGGCACCACGGAAGTAACGGTCACGGTGAGCGCAGGCGTCGTAATCGGGGATGTTCTCGACGGAACGATAAGTACTCTTCTGAAGAGGGTAGACAATGCGCTCTACAAGGCGAAGCATGAAGGGAGAAACAGGGTGGCCGTGCTATTGGGTGAGGAAAAGGACTAG
- the pcnB gene encoding polynucleotide adenylyltransferase PcnB, producing MNPTSTVTIPRSDHIVSRSSLSLNSVRVLYRLRDHGFTAYLVGGCVRDLLLGREPKDFDIVTNATPGQIKRLFRNCRLVGRRFRLAHLHFQDEIIEVATFRSLQPGDDEPETPSGEPAELRETHRPPRHLKSTEGMILRDNVFGTPEEDAHRRDFTINALFYNIADFSIIDHVGGMHDLENGIIRIIGDPFERFTEDPVRMIRAIRFAALLGFRIEEETWRAILSLSETMSRAAPARLYEEVLKLLLCGEGAKVWQLLRQTGLSAALFPDFDAWLQLETLDFPHTEPGHALAWIDGRIQQGESVAPPLLFALLFGQYFEEKSARFREEGVPYQQSIDAAVAELLGELSPSVLIPHRMAVLIRSIFSMQRRFQKMPGRRSPSFVTHPGFTEALLFLRFRAESCGKGMETVTWWEDHARECLDTPPTATPQAGDEAPRRQRRRKRRRRRPQNAS from the coding sequence ATGAACCCGACGTCCACCGTTACAATCCCGCGCTCCGACCACATTGTCTCCCGTAGCTCCCTCAGTCTCAACTCCGTTCGCGTCCTTTACCGCCTGCGCGATCACGGCTTCACAGCATATCTCGTCGGAGGCTGCGTAAGAGACCTCCTGCTCGGGCGAGAGCCGAAAGATTTCGATATCGTCACCAATGCGACTCCCGGGCAGATCAAGCGCCTCTTCCGCAACTGCCGGCTGGTGGGGAGGCGTTTCAGGCTTGCCCACCTTCATTTCCAGGACGAGATCATCGAGGTCGCCACCTTCCGCTCCCTGCAACCGGGAGATGATGAGCCGGAAACTCCATCGGGGGAGCCTGCCGAGCTCCGAGAAACGCACCGCCCCCCCCGGCACCTGAAAAGCACGGAGGGGATGATCCTCCGGGACAATGTCTTCGGAACACCGGAGGAAGACGCACATCGGCGGGACTTCACCATAAATGCCCTTTTTTACAACATCGCGGATTTCTCGATAATCGATCATGTCGGGGGCATGCACGACCTGGAAAACGGGATCATCCGGATAATCGGCGACCCTTTCGAAAGATTCACCGAGGACCCGGTGAGGATGATCCGTGCAATCCGCTTTGCCGCTCTCCTCGGCTTCAGGATCGAGGAGGAGACTTGGCGGGCGATCCTCAGCCTTAGCGAGACGATGAGCCGTGCAGCCCCTGCCCGCCTCTACGAGGAAGTCCTTAAGCTGCTACTCTGCGGAGAGGGTGCGAAAGTCTGGCAATTGCTACGGCAGACGGGTCTTTCCGCCGCACTCTTTCCCGATTTCGATGCGTGGCTGCAGCTCGAAACACTCGATTTTCCGCATACGGAACCCGGGCACGCCCTCGCCTGGATAGATGGCAGAATTCAACAGGGGGAGTCTGTAGCCCCCCCTCTGCTCTTCGCTCTGCTGTTCGGCCAATACTTCGAGGAGAAGAGCGCACGATTCCGGGAAGAGGGAGTTCCCTACCAGCAGAGCATCGATGCCGCGGTGGCGGAACTGCTCGGCGAACTTTCCCCGAGCGTCCTGATCCCCCACAGGATGGCGGTCCTGATACGCTCGATATTCTCGATGCAGCGCAGGTTCCAGAAGATGCCGGGGCGCCGCTCTCCTTCATTCGTCACCCATCCCGGATTTACCGAGGCTCTCCTTTTTCTCCGTTTCCGCGCCGAGAGCTGCGGCAAGGGAATGGAGACGGTTACCTGGTGGGAAGATCACGCCAGGGAATGTCTCGACACTCCCCCCACGGCAACGCCCCAGGCAGGCGATGAAGCTCCGCGGCGTCAACGCCGCAGGAAACGGCGCCGGCGCCGTCCCCAAAACGCTTCCTGA
- a CDS encoding nitrous oxide-stimulated promoter family protein, with protein MDQLTDQQINDQKVLFDFIRVYCRAKHASVEAAEVEIPEKMRRFYRKGLSLCPDCAALAAYALEKRRKCPLDPKPSCKHCRIHCYSREYRSRIREIMAFSGRRMILRGRLDYLWHYFF; from the coding sequence ATGGACCAACTGACCGATCAGCAGATCAATGACCAGAAGGTGCTCTTCGATTTCATCCGGGTCTATTGCCGTGCGAAGCATGCGAGTGTCGAGGCGGCGGAGGTCGAAATCCCGGAGAAGATGCGCCGCTTTTACCGCAAAGGGTTAAGCCTCTGCCCCGACTGCGCGGCGTTGGCCGCCTATGCCCTGGAGAAGCGCAGGAAATGTCCGCTCGACCCGAAACCCTCCTGCAAGCATTGCCGAATCCACTGCTACAGCCGGGAGTACCGCTCCCGCATCAGAGAGATCATGGCCTTCTCCGGAAGACGGATGATTCTGCGGGGCCGGCTCGATTACCTGTGGCACTACTTTTTCTAA
- a CDS encoding ATP-binding protein — translation MIRKIVRIDEEKCNGCGLCVPACAEGAITIVDGKARLAADNLCDGLGACLGDCPQDAISIIEREADAFDETAVEERLKETKPAENPHAAAHHGGCPGSRIMQFESAPAPASDAAPKQSRLGQWPVQLALVPPTAPYFQNADLLITADCVPFAYAGYHDEFLAGKAVVIGCPKLDDIRFYREKLTEIFRSSSIRSITVLRMEVPCCSGIVMAAREALASCGKDIPFREVNISIRGEIKE, via the coding sequence ATGATAAGAAAAATAGTTCGTATCGACGAAGAGAAATGTAACGGCTGCGGCCTCTGCGTGCCCGCGTGCGCCGAAGGGGCGATAACTATAGTAGACGGCAAGGCACGTCTGGCTGCGGACAATCTCTGCGACGGCCTCGGGGCCTGCCTCGGGGACTGCCCCCAGGATGCCATTTCCATAATAGAGCGTGAAGCGGATGCATTTGACGAGACGGCGGTGGAAGAACGGCTGAAGGAAACGAAACCGGCTGAGAATCCCCACGCCGCCGCACATCACGGTGGTTGCCCCGGCTCACGCATCATGCAGTTCGAATCGGCGCCGGCTCCGGCTTCCGATGCCGCACCGAAGCAGAGCCGACTTGGCCAGTGGCCGGTGCAGCTGGCTCTCGTTCCTCCGACTGCCCCATATTTTCAGAATGCCGACCTGCTCATTACCGCAGACTGCGTACCTTTTGCCTACGCCGGGTACCACGACGAATTCCTGGCAGGCAAGGCGGTCGTCATCGGCTGCCCGAAACTGGACGACATCCGCTTCTATCGGGAAAAGCTCACGGAGATTTTCCGCTCCTCCTCCATCAGGAGCATCACCGTCCTCAGGATGGAAGTTCCCTGCTGCAGCGGGATAGTCATGGCTGCCCGGGAGGCACTGGCTAGCTGCGGAAAGGATATTCCTTTCCGTGAAGTCAATATCTCGATTCGCGGCGAGATAAAGGAGTAG
- a CDS encoding peroxiredoxin, with product MSLITLVTQDAPDFKAEAVMPDNTFGEVTLSSYRGKYVILFFYPLDFTFVCPSEILAFDKRLGEFKAKNCEVIGVSVDSKFTHLAWKNTPVDQGGIGNIQYPLVQDLNKAIARSYGILFNESVALRGLFLIDPHGKIRHAIINDLPFGRNVTEALRMVDAVQFFEAHGEVCPANWQEGEEAMKPTREGVANYLAKHAK from the coding sequence ATGTCCCTCATCACACTCGTTACCCAGGATGCCCCCGATTTCAAAGCCGAGGCAGTCATGCCGGACAATACCTTCGGTGAAGTCACCTTGTCCAGTTACAGGGGAAAGTATGTCATCCTCTTTTTCTATCCGCTCGATTTCACCTTCGTCTGCCCTTCCGAAATCCTTGCTTTCGACAAGCGTCTTGGCGAGTTCAAGGCAAAGAATTGCGAGGTTATAGGTGTCTCCGTCGATTCCAAGTTTACGCATCTGGCCTGGAAAAACACCCCGGTTGACCAGGGGGGGATCGGCAATATCCAGTACCCGCTCGTTCAGGACCTGAACAAGGCCATCGCCCGCTCCTATGGAATCCTGTTCAACGAATCGGTGGCGCTTCGAGGGCTGTTTCTCATCGACCCCCACGGCAAGATCCGTCATGCCATCATCAACGACCTCCCCTTCGGCAGGAACGTAACGGAGGCACTGCGGATGGTGGACGCGGTGCAGTTCTTCGAGGCTCACGGCGAAGTCTGCCCCGCCAACTGGCAGGAAGGGGAAGAGGCGATGAAGCCGACACGGGAGGGAGTTGCCAACTACCTTGCAAAGCATGCGAAGTAA
- a CDS encoding DNA polymerase domain-containing protein encodes MERFEFEGDALLFGRDPTENIVAAELAGRFVRLFIRDDSGLRFHDEPFHPFLLLDEPGRLDGFPGDVTFRRLQGEGAFRHIAFFRDWRDCIAAKSFISQVTLRTPSAPDAPYVWIPDPVHQHLLITGKTLFKGLEFGKLRRLALDIETWCGENFEFPNAERETDRIVSIALMDGDGFSRVLSGDQMSEREMLEELNVLIRHNDPDVIEGHNIFCFDLEYIRVRAQRHGVSLSWGRDGSSPRITPSRFSIADRSIDYPRWNVYGRHIIDTYFLLQIHDVGSRDLDGYGLKAAAVHFGLAQPDRVYLDRRHINRVFAEEPELLRQYNLDDVRETLALSRLLSYPFFLQTRIFPYSYQNCIVRGNATKINSLLVREYLRRGAAIPRQERREGAEGFEGGYTEILREGVVRPVVHCDVASLYPSLILVYRLSPASDRLGVFLSLLKDLRNFRLEAKRGARSASSRETRDYFQALQQVFKVLINSFYGYLGTSIHNFADPAAAARVTALGRETIVEMVRWLKERGAEPVEVDTDGIYFIPPSDVGTLAEEEALVRKLSESLPQGIEVEHSGRYRAMFSYKMKNYALLAYDGRVTVKGSALKSRGMERYLRQFMEDMIRLLLAGEGERVEELYAEYLERLRKHDFPIEWLSRTETLSESPASYSQKVGQGKRNPSAAFETALATGLGYRSGDRVAYYIAGSRRDIPAYGACKPAWAYDPGAPDENTAYYADKLYRLKKRFDRFLPQEPTLFD; translated from the coding sequence GTGGAACGCTTTGAGTTCGAGGGAGATGCCCTGCTTTTCGGCAGGGATCCCACCGAAAATATCGTAGCGGCAGAGCTGGCCGGCCGGTTCGTCCGGCTCTTTATCCGTGACGATTCCGGTTTGCGGTTTCATGACGAGCCGTTTCATCCGTTTCTGCTCCTGGACGAGCCGGGGCGGCTCGACGGATTTCCAGGTGATGTTACGTTCCGCAGGCTCCAGGGGGAGGGGGCATTCCGGCATATTGCCTTCTTCCGTGACTGGCGTGATTGCATAGCAGCAAAAAGCTTTATTTCGCAAGTTACCCTCCGCACCCCCTCAGCTCCCGATGCTCCCTACGTCTGGATTCCTGATCCGGTGCACCAGCATCTCCTCATCACGGGAAAGACGCTCTTCAAGGGTCTCGAGTTCGGTAAGTTGAGGCGACTCGCCCTGGATATCGAGACCTGGTGCGGAGAGAATTTCGAATTCCCCAATGCGGAGCGGGAAACGGATCGTATCGTCTCCATCGCGCTCATGGATGGGGACGGCTTCAGCCGGGTCCTTTCGGGGGACCAAATGTCGGAGCGGGAGATGCTGGAGGAACTGAACGTTCTCATCCGGCATAACGACCCCGATGTCATAGAGGGGCACAATATCTTCTGTTTCGACCTGGAGTATATCCGCGTTCGAGCGCAACGGCACGGCGTCAGCCTGTCCTGGGGGCGCGACGGCAGCTCCCCCCGTATCACTCCTTCACGCTTCTCCATCGCCGATCGCAGCATCGACTACCCACGTTGGAATGTCTATGGCCGCCATATTATCGATACCTATTTTCTCCTGCAGATCCATGATGTCGGTTCACGGGATCTCGATGGCTACGGCCTGAAGGCTGCAGCCGTTCACTTCGGGCTTGCTCAGCCCGACCGGGTGTATCTCGACCGTCGGCACATCAACCGGGTGTTCGCAGAGGAACCGGAGCTGCTGCGCCAGTACAATCTGGACGACGTCCGGGAGACCCTCGCCCTTTCCAGGCTCCTTTCCTATCCTTTTTTCCTTCAGACCCGCATATTTCCCTACTCGTATCAGAACTGCATCGTCCGGGGAAACGCAACCAAGATAAACAGCCTCCTGGTGAGGGAGTACCTCCGTCGCGGCGCCGCCATTCCAAGGCAGGAACGGCGGGAAGGCGCCGAAGGCTTCGAGGGTGGCTATACGGAAATCCTTCGGGAGGGGGTGGTGCGTCCGGTGGTCCATTGCGACGTCGCCTCGCTGTATCCATCGCTCATCCTCGTTTACCGGCTTTCTCCTGCGTCGGATCGTCTCGGCGTCTTTCTTTCCCTTTTGAAGGACCTGCGCAACTTCCGCCTTGAGGCTAAAAGAGGCGCGCGGAGTGCATCATCCCGGGAAACCAGGGATTATTTCCAGGCACTGCAGCAGGTCTTCAAGGTACTGATCAACTCCTTTTACGGCTACCTGGGTACCTCGATTCATAACTTCGCCGACCCGGCGGCCGCCGCCCGGGTGACCGCCCTGGGCCGCGAGACCATTGTCGAAATGGTGCGCTGGCTCAAAGAGCGGGGTGCGGAGCCTGTCGAGGTGGATACCGACGGCATCTACTTCATACCTCCGTCAGATGTAGGAACTTTGGCCGAGGAAGAGGCTCTGGTGCGCAAGCTCTCGGAATCGCTGCCGCAAGGGATAGAGGTCGAACACTCCGGCAGGTATCGGGCGATGTTTTCATACAAGATGAAGAATTATGCTCTGCTGGCATACGATGGGAGGGTGACAGTAAAGGGGAGCGCACTTAAATCGAGGGGGATGGAGCGGTATCTTCGGCAGTTTATGGAGGATATGATCAGGCTTCTCCTGGCAGGAGAAGGGGAGCGTGTGGAGGAGTTGTACGCCGAATACCTGGAACGGCTGCGAAAGCATGATTTCCCGATAGAATGGCTCTCCAGGACGGAAACACTCAGTGAGTCTCCGGCTTCGTACAGCCAGAAGGTCGGCCAGGGTAAGCGGAACCCTTCTGCTGCGTTCGAGACCGCTCTTGCTACAGGTTTAGGATACCGGTCCGGTGACAGGGTCGCATACTACATAGCGGGTTCGAGAAGAGACATTCCGGCTTACGGGGCGTGCAAGCCGGCATGGGCATACGATCCGGGAGCTCCCGATGAGAATACGGCCTATTACGCGGACAAGCTGTACCGCCTGAAAAAGAGATTCGACCGTTTCCTGCCGCAGGAGCCGACCCTGTTTGATTAG
- a CDS encoding exosortase system-associated protein, TIGR04073 family, which yields MRNVAAVFSVLLLLGMAVPAVAQESIKPEAVVERMAFKLARGVTNVTTAIVEIPKQSYLTVRDRGSIGYVIGPLKGLGMGIYRLLVGGAETVFFMVPQPGYYDPMVDPPYVWNGWEDRRPEQLKSPGTVQEAPPVKQEE from the coding sequence ATGCGTAACGTGGCTGCAGTCTTTTCGGTGCTTCTCCTGCTCGGCATGGCTGTTCCTGCTGTTGCTCAGGAGTCGATCAAGCCCGAAGCAGTAGTGGAAAGGATGGCATTCAAACTCGCGCGTGGAGTAACCAACGTGACGACTGCCATTGTTGAGATTCCCAAGCAGAGCTACCTTACGGTTCGGGACCGGGGGAGTATCGGCTACGTCATCGGTCCTTTGAAAGGCCTCGGGATGGGGATCTATCGACTGCTGGTGGGTGGGGCGGAAACCGTCTTTTTCATGGTGCCTCAACCGGGATATTATGACCCGATGGTAGACCCTCCGTACGTGTGGAACGGTTGGGAGGATCGGCGGCCGGAGCAGCTGAAATCACCGGGCACGGTGCAGGAAGCACCTCCCGTGAAGCAGGAGGAATAA
- a CDS encoding exosortase system-associated protein, TIGR04073 family yields MIRSIQALLLGVMGVLLVVGQAEQGWCSTQTIENSSPQEIVDGMANKAVRGIANVGTGWIEFPKQIYLTYKEDGVVKGMFVGPLKGVGMTLVRTAAGFGETLTFFLAYPGFYSPYVEPAYVWQKE; encoded by the coding sequence ATGATCCGATCTATTCAGGCACTGCTGCTGGGGGTTATGGGGGTTCTGCTGGTTGTGGGCCAGGCGGAGCAGGGATGGTGCAGCACCCAGACCATAGAGAATTCCTCGCCTCAGGAGATAGTCGACGGCATGGCCAACAAGGCGGTGCGCGGCATTGCCAACGTTGGCACCGGCTGGATCGAATTTCCGAAACAGATCTATCTGACCTACAAAGAGGATGGGGTCGTCAAGGGGATGTTCGTCGGGCCCCTGAAGGGGGTCGGCATGACCCTGGTGCGCACGGCTGCAGGGTTCGGCGAAACCCTGACCTTTTTCCTGGCATACCCTGGTTTCTACAGCCCATACGTCGAGCCGGCCTACGTCTGGCAGAAGGAGTAG